AGGAATGCAAGGGCAACGAGCTGTGCCTGCGTACCCACAGCCTGCTGGCGGCCGAGAGCCGCTTCCGCTTCACCGGCAACTGCGAGGGGCGCGACATCCTCTCGGGCCAGTTCGATGTGGTGGTGTGCGACGGCTTCACCGGCAACGTGCTGCTGAAGTTCCTCGAGAGCGTGGGCAGCGTGCTGCTGGATGTGATCAAGGTGGAACTGCCCCGCGGCCGGCGCGGCAAGGTGGGCTCCGCCTTCCTGATCAACAACCTGCGGCGCATCAAGAAACGCCTCGACCACGCCGAACATGGCGGCGCGCTGCTGCTCGGGGTGGATGGCGTGTGCGTGATCGGCCACGGCAGCAGCAAGGCGCTCTCCGTGCTGAGCGCCCTGCGCCTGGCCCACTCCGCCGCCAACCATGGTGTGATGGACAACCTCCATGCCCTGAGCGAGGAAACCGGGGTCGTTGCCTGTGGTTGACTGAGCCCACCCGCGGGCTGATCCCCTCTTGGCGCTCGGCGTTTCGCTCAGCCTGGCAACAACCCGGCCGGGGCCCGCCTTCGGCATGGCCTTGGTGGGGTGCGGCAGCGCGGTGCCGACGGCCAGCATCAGCAACGACCAGCTGAGCGAGCGGGTCGACACCAGCGATGCCTGGATCCGCTCCCGTACCGGGATCGCGGCGCGCCGTGTCGCCGGACCCGACGAACCGCTCACCGCCATGGCCACAGGGGCCGCCGCGGCCGCCCTTGCCCATGCGGGCTGGCAGCCGGAGGACGTGGACCTGATCCTGCTGGCCACCTCGAGCCCCGACGATCTCTTCGGCACGGCCCCGCTGGTGCAGGGCTGTCTGGGGGCCGACAACGCCGTGGCCTTCGATCTCACGGCCGCCTGCAGCGGCTTTCTCTTCGCCCTGATCACCGCCGGGCAGTACATCGCCTCCGGCGCCGTGCGCCGGGCCCTGGTGATCGGTGCCGACCAGCTCAGCCGCTGGGTGGACTGGGACGACCGCAGCACCTGTGTGCTGTTCGGCGACGGGGCAGGAGCCGTGGCCGTGGAGGCCTGCGAGGCCGCCGCCAGCGGGCTGCTCGGCTTCCGCATGCTCTCCGACGGGCGTCGCAACGGCTGTCTCACCCTGGCCCAGAGCGCCGAGCACGTGCCTTTGCTCGGGGGGCTGACCACCCAGCGCGGCGGCTTCGGAGCCATCCACATGAACGGCCAGGAGGTGTACAAGTTCGCCGTGCGGGAGGTGCCGGCGGTGCTGGGCGACCTGCTGGAAGCGACGGGCCTCCGTGCCGACCAGCTCGACTGGCTGCTGCTGCATCAGGCCAACCAGCGGATCCTCGACGCGGTGGCCGAGCGGTTCGCCATGCCCAGGGAACGGGTGCTGAGCAACCTCGCCGCCTACGGCAACACCTCAGCCGCCACGATTCCCCTGATGCTGGATGAGGCCGTGCGCGATGGCCGGGTGCAGCCGGGCCATCTGCTTGCCAGCAGCGGTTTCGGCGCCGGGCTCAGCTGGGGCGCGGCCCTGCTGCGCTGGAGCGGCCCCGGCACCCCGGCCGCTGGCTGACAGCCGCGGAGAGCTGCCGCCGTAGCCTCCTGCCGCAGTGATCGGTGCCAGCGGGATGGGGATTGCCTGGGTGTTTCCCGGCCAGGGTTCGCAGAAGGTGGGCATGGCTGCCGGGGTGCTGGAGCTGCCGGGGGGCCGGCAGCGCTTCGCCCAGGCTTCGGCCCAGCTGGGCCGCGACCTGCTGGCCATCTGTGCGGGCGAGGCCGAAGGCGACCTGGCTGACCTCAACGACACCCGCAACACCCAGCCGGCTCTCTTCGTGGTGGAAAGCCTGCTGGTGGATGCCCTGCACGCCCAGGGGCGGCAGCCGGATCTGGTGGCGGGCCACAGCCTCGGGGAGCTGGTGGCCCTCTACGCCGCGGGGGTGTTCGATGCCGCCACCGGGCTGGAGCTGGTTCAGAGCCGCAGCACCCTGATGGCGGCCAGCGGCGGCGGCGCGATGACGGCGGTGATGGGGTTCGAGCGTTCCGAGCTGGAGCAGCTGGTGGCGGCCACTGAGGGGGTGGTGATCGCCAACGACAACAGCAGCGCCCAGGTGGTGCTCTCCGGCACCCCCGAGGCCGTGGCCGAGGTGAGCGGAGCCCTCACCTGCAAGCGGGCGATCCCCCTGGCGGTGAGCGGCGCCTTCCATTCCCCCTGCATGGCCGAGGCCGCCGATGCGTTCGCGCGGCAACTGGAGGCCGTGCCCTTCGCCGAGGCCCGCGTACCCGTGCTGAGCAACACCGACCCGACACCTGAAACCCGCGGCGAGGCCCTCAAGGCACGCCTGCGCCAGCAGATGACCACCGGGGTGCGCTGGCGCGAAACGATGCAGCGTTGTCAGGCCGAAGGCATCGACACCACCGTGGAGATCGGGCCCGGCTCGGTGCTGAGCGGCCTGTTCAAACGCAGCTGCCCGGGCTTCACCACCGCCCAGATCGCCGGCACTGCCGACCTGGGGCTGTGAGCGGCTCGGGACGGCGACCCGGCAGCCGGCCGGTGAATGCGGTGAAGCGGGTGCTGCGGCGCCGCAAGCGCAGCGAACCCCCGGCCCTGATCCGCACGCCGAAACCCAGCCTGGTGTACCGGCTGATCAGCTACCTGCTGGTGTTTCCGGTCTACCGGCTGCTGTTCCGGGGCCGCACCGCCGGCAATGCCCAGGTGCCCCAGGACGGGGCGCTGGTGGTGGTGGCCAACCACGGCTCCCACCTCGACCCGCCGCTCCTGGGCCATGCCCTGGGACGGCCCGTGGCCTTCATGGCCAAGGCCGAGCTGTTCAAGGTGCCGATCCTGGGCCCGATCATCCGGGCCTGCGGGGCCTATCCGGTGTCCCGCGGGGCCAGCGACCGGGAGGCCATCCGCACCGCCACCGACCGGCTGGAGGAAGGCTGGGCCACCGGCGTGTTCATCGACGGCACCCGCCAGGAGAACGGCCGGGTGAACAGGCCGTTGCCGGGAGCGGCCCTGCTGGCCGCCAGGGCCGGCGTTCCCCTGCTGCCCGTGGCGATCCTCAACAGCCACCGGGCCCTGGGCCCGGGCAGCAAGGGCCTGCGCCTGGTGCCCGTGCACATCCGCATCGGCACGCCGATCCCGCCCCCCGCCTCCCGCCGCCGCCCCGACCTGGAGGCCGCCACCGCCGCCTGCCAGGCCCAGATCAACGCCCTGCTGGACCAGGGCCTGATCGGGCGACAGGCCCTGCCGCCTCCGCCAGGCTCAGCCGCTCTGCCACCCAGCGCTTCAGATCCCGGCCGCTGAGCACCCACACGGCCGCCCGCAGGCCATCCCCCCAGATCTTGCTGCGGCTCTCGGGGTGGCAGCGCTCGCCACAGGCCACCGGCTCGGGGGTGAGATGGATGCCGCGGCTGCCGGCCACGATCCGGCCCACCAGCAGCGCCCGGTCCATGTGGTCCTGACTGGTGACCAGCAGGGCATGGCGGATGCGGGCCCGCCGCAGATCGTCCACCAGCGAGGTGAAGTTGCTGAGGGTGTCGCTGGCGCGGTAGTCCAGGCGCACCTGATCCGGTGCCAGACCCTGCCGCTGCTCGAACAGCCAATGGGCGTACTCCGGGTTGCTGCCGCCGCTCACCACCACGGGCAGACCCCGCTCGGCGGCGAGTTCGGCGGCCCGGCGTTCCCGCTCCACATCGCCCCCCAGCACGAGGATCATCTGGGGAGGAGGAGGCGCCGGCCACCACCAGCCGCGCGACAACCACAGCAGGCCGATACCGCCGGTCAGCACCAGACAGCGGCGCCAGCTCCGGCGGGGGCGCCGGACCCGTCGCCGGCCCGTGCCCGTGCCGGCCGGCACGGGAGGGTGGCCGACAGGCCGGCGAGGGCGGGCTCCGGTGGGCATCAGACGGCCACCGGCGCGGTGGGGTACTGGGGCAGCACGGGTTCCCAGGGGCCTGGCAGGGCCTGGCGATGGGCAAGGGCGGACAGCTCCAGCAGCTGGGCCACGTCCTGGATCACCGCCACCTCGGCCGGAGCCAGGGGGGCCTGGGGCTCCAGGGCCTGCACGGCCTGGCGATCAGCGTACAGCCGCGGCGCCCGCCACTCCCCCATTCCCCCCAGGGCCGCGGCGTCAGGCCCGTAGAGACCGGCCACGACCCCGCGGCGGGGAAGCTCCTGCACCAGC
This portion of the Cyanobium sp. NIES-981 genome encodes:
- a CDS encoding beta-ketoacyl-ACP synthase III, giving the protein MALVGCGSAVPTASISNDQLSERVDTSDAWIRSRTGIAARRVAGPDEPLTAMATGAAAAALAHAGWQPEDVDLILLATSSPDDLFGTAPLVQGCLGADNAVAFDLTAACSGFLFALITAGQYIASGAVRRALVIGADQLSRWVDWDDRSTCVLFGDGAGAVAVEACEAAASGLLGFRMLSDGRRNGCLTLAQSAEHVPLLGGLTTQRGGFGAIHMNGQEVYKFAVREVPAVLGDLLEATGLRADQLDWLLLHQANQRILDAVAERFAMPRERVLSNLAAYGNTSAATIPLMLDEAVRDGRVQPGHLLASSGFGAGLSWGAALLRWSGPGTPAAG
- the fabD gene encoding ACP S-malonyltransferase; its protein translation is MGIAWVFPGQGSQKVGMAAGVLELPGGRQRFAQASAQLGRDLLAICAGEAEGDLADLNDTRNTQPALFVVESLLVDALHAQGRQPDLVAGHSLGELVALYAAGVFDAATGLELVQSRSTLMAASGGGAMTAVMGFERSELEQLVAATEGVVIANDNSSAQVVLSGTPEAVAEVSGALTCKRAIPLAVSGAFHSPCMAEAADAFARQLEAVPFAEARVPVLSNTDPTPETRGEALKARLRQQMTTGVRWRETMQRCQAEGIDTTVEIGPGSVLSGLFKRSCPGFTTAQIAGTADLGL
- a CDS encoding 1-acyl-sn-glycerol-3-phosphate acyltransferase gives rise to the protein MRRRKRSEPPALIRTPKPSLVYRLISYLLVFPVYRLLFRGRTAGNAQVPQDGALVVVANHGSHLDPPLLGHALGRPVAFMAKAELFKVPILGPIIRACGAYPVSRGASDREAIRTATDRLEEGWATGVFIDGTRQENGRVNRPLPGAALLAARAGVPLLPVAILNSHRALGPGSKGLRLVPVHIRIGTPIPPPASRRRPDLEAATAACQAQINALLDQGLIGRQALPPPPGSAALPPSASDPGR
- a CDS encoding YdcF family protein, yielding MPAGTGTGRRRVRRPRRSWRRCLVLTGGIGLLWLSRGWWWPAPPPPQMILVLGGDVERERRAAELAAERGLPVVVSGGSNPEYAHWLFEQRQGLAPDQVRLDYRASDTLSNFTSLVDDLRRARIRHALLVTSQDHMDRALLVGRIVAGSRGIHLTPEPVACGERCHPESRSKIWGDGLRAAVWVLSGRDLKRWVAERLSLAEAAGPVARSGPGPAGR